From Sphingomonas nostoxanthinifaciens, a single genomic window includes:
- the pabB gene encoding aminodeoxychorismate synthase component I produces MIPHDAPFVLIDDQGAGGRQTLFRDPVAIITVHRSDEIGPALQRIRAETRGGRHAAGWIGYAAGNAFEPRAAASEADPLLWFGIFDRAIALPPDALDQMLPDPAGAWIGPPKIEPDRAAYEAAFARVQAYIAAGDIYQANLSVRGRAALLGDPRAAYRRLRMAAQARWGALIHDGARWILSCSPELFVRTDGRRVLTRPMKGTAPRGRTPAEDDAYAAALAGDPKERAENLMIVDLLRNDLSRVAVAGSVRVPSLFAVERYPTILQMTSDVAATLAPGRDAIDLVEALFPCGSITGAPKVRAMQVIEEVETGPRNLYTGAIGMFAPDGAASLNVAIRTLAMPAGSQEAKFGLGSAVVADSTAEREWRECLAKSAFVTAGQRPIGLIETMRFEPGRGIVDRDRHLARMQGSADLLGLPFDPSRIVAALNAHLAAVTEGRRVRLHLSFGGAIEVGSTALPPPPSGEVDVRIVALPVDPSDFRLAHKTDDRLFYDDARKAAGTFEVAFARRDGLLTEGSFTNLFVRRDSLLLTPPAARGLLPGILRARLLEQGEAIEADLTADDLRDGFYVGNAVRGLLPARLA; encoded by the coding sequence GAAACGCGCGGCGGTCGCCATGCCGCGGGCTGGATCGGCTATGCCGCCGGCAATGCGTTCGAGCCTCGGGCGGCGGCGAGCGAAGCGGACCCACTGCTCTGGTTCGGCATCTTCGATCGGGCGATTGCACTGCCGCCGGACGCGCTCGACCAGATGCTGCCCGACCCTGCCGGAGCGTGGATCGGCCCGCCAAAGATCGAACCCGATCGGGCGGCCTACGAAGCCGCCTTCGCCCGGGTGCAGGCCTATATCGCCGCCGGCGACATCTATCAGGCGAATTTGAGCGTGCGCGGCCGCGCGGCATTGCTCGGCGATCCGCGCGCCGCCTATCGCCGGCTGCGTATGGCCGCGCAGGCGCGCTGGGGCGCGCTGATCCACGACGGCGCGCGCTGGATCCTCTCCTGCTCGCCCGAACTCTTCGTCCGCACTGACGGCAGGAGGGTGCTGACCCGCCCGATGAAGGGCACAGCGCCGCGCGGGCGAACGCCGGCCGAGGACGACGCTTATGCGGCGGCGCTCGCCGGCGACCCGAAGGAGCGCGCCGAGAATCTGATGATCGTCGATCTGCTGCGCAACGACCTGTCGCGCGTCGCGGTGGCCGGCAGCGTGCGGGTGCCGTCGCTGTTCGCGGTCGAGCGCTATCCGACGATCCTGCAGATGACATCCGACGTCGCGGCGACGCTGGCGCCCGGCCGCGACGCGATCGATCTGGTCGAGGCATTGTTTCCATGCGGCTCGATCACCGGCGCGCCCAAGGTCCGCGCGATGCAGGTGATCGAAGAGGTCGAGACCGGCCCACGCAACCTCTACACCGGCGCGATCGGCATGTTCGCACCCGACGGGGCGGCCAGCTTGAACGTCGCGATCCGGACGTTGGCGATGCCGGCAGGATCGCAGGAGGCAAAGTTCGGGCTGGGCTCGGCGGTGGTCGCGGACTCGACCGCCGAGCGCGAATGGCGCGAATGCCTCGCCAAGAGCGCGTTCGTGACCGCCGGCCAGCGCCCGATCGGCTTGATCGAGACGATGCGATTCGAGCCCGGTCGAGGCATCGTGGATCGCGACCGGCATCTCGCCCGCATGCAGGGAAGCGCCGACCTGCTCGGCCTGCCGTTCGATCCGTCACGGATCGTGGCGGCGCTGAACGCGCACCTCGCCGCCGTCACCGAGGGGCGGCGCGTGCGCCTGCACCTGTCCTTCGGCGGTGCGATCGAGGTCGGATCGACGGCGCTGCCGCCACCTCCGTCGGGTGAGGTCGATGTCAGGATCGTCGCGCTGCCGGTGGACCCGTCCGACTTCCGGCTCGCGCACAAGACCGACGATCGCCTGTTCTACGATGACGCGCGCAAGGCGGCTGGCACGTTCGAAGTCGCGTTCGCACGCCGCGACGGACTGTTGACCGAGGGCAGCTTCACCAATCTGTTCGTGCGCCGCGACAGCCTGCTGCTCACCCCGCCCGCAGCACGCGGCCTGCTGCCCGGCATCCTGCGCGCGCGTCTGCTCGAACAGGGCGAGGCGATCGAGGCCGATCTCACCGCCGACGATCTGCGCGACGGCTTCTACGTCGGCAATGCCGTGCGCGGCCTGCTGCCGGCGCGGCTCGCCTGA
- a CDS encoding ribonuclease R family protein, which produces MAQAARRVYLGAMPRPAAHGLPTRDQILDFITKSDAPAGKREIARAFGLHGADKVALKALLKDMADEGLIDSAPGRAFHKMGGVPKVTVMRIVDVDEDGQAFAVPESWHGDAPAPRLRVMERGRREPLGPGDRILARTEEAGRGHVAHPLKRLARNAELVLGVLHAEGDRLWLKPVDKRERRELPVSDAGEAQAGDLVLAEKAGRPPRITAKVTERLGEPFAPRSFSLIAIHKFGIPDRFAAETLAEAERMAKQPLGEGREDLRHLPIVAIDPIDARDHDDAVWAAPDDDPANPGGFKAIVAIADVGFYVRPGSELDREARKRGNSVYFPDRVVPMLPETLSADICSLKEGVDRAAMACHLTIAADGKLTGWRFTRAVVRIAATIPYEEAQAAIDRASPSSSQRTPGSPEVENPAGDRGFRWDEGLVETALKPLWACWAALAKARDARAPLDLDLPERRVVLDEKGRILSVAPRERLDAHRLIEDYMIAANVAAAKALEAKKAQVMYRVHEPPSREKLVALKEYLKTFGVEFALGQVVRPATFNHLLERIGESDFRPQIMEQVLRTQTQAYYGPGNQGHFGLALGSYAHFTSPIRRYADLLVHRSLAGAYRLDPAADATRLSESDAADLSRVGELISAAERRAMEAERETIDRYVAAYLSAHVGEVVDTRITGVKSFGFFATVVGLGGDGLVPVSTLGAEHFRYDEGSQALEGETSGERYTPGMLLKLRLAEADPIGGALRFELPEGASHMPLRRGTRDRRPVGRRGRPANIRHKGRR; this is translated from the coding sequence ATGGCGCAGGCGGCTCGCCGCGTCTATCTCGGGGCGATGCCTCGCCCCGCCGCTCACGGTCTGCCCACGCGCGACCAGATTCTCGACTTCATCACCAAGAGCGATGCGCCCGCGGGCAAGCGCGAGATTGCGCGTGCCTTCGGGCTGCACGGCGCGGACAAGGTGGCGCTGAAGGCGTTGCTGAAGGACATGGCCGACGAGGGGCTGATCGACAGCGCCCCCGGCCGCGCCTTCCACAAGATGGGCGGCGTGCCGAAGGTGACGGTGATGCGTATCGTCGATGTCGACGAGGACGGCCAGGCGTTCGCGGTGCCCGAAAGCTGGCATGGCGACGCCCCCGCGCCGCGGCTCCGCGTGATGGAGCGCGGCCGGCGGGAACCGCTCGGGCCCGGTGACCGCATCCTCGCGCGCACCGAGGAGGCAGGGCGCGGCCATGTCGCGCATCCGCTGAAGCGGCTCGCGCGCAACGCCGAACTGGTGCTGGGCGTGCTCCATGCCGAGGGCGATCGGCTGTGGCTGAAGCCGGTCGACAAGCGCGAGCGCCGCGAGCTGCCGGTGTCCGACGCCGGCGAGGCGCAGGCGGGCGACCTCGTGCTGGCCGAGAAGGCCGGCCGGCCGCCGCGCATCACCGCCAAGGTGACCGAGCGGCTGGGCGAGCCGTTTGCGCCGCGCAGCTTCAGCCTGATCGCGATCCACAAGTTCGGCATCCCCGACCGCTTTGCCGCCGAGACGCTGGCCGAGGCCGAGCGGATGGCGAAGCAGCCGCTAGGCGAGGGGCGCGAGGATCTGCGCCATCTGCCGATCGTCGCGATCGATCCGATCGACGCGCGCGATCATGACGATGCGGTGTGGGCCGCGCCCGACGATGATCCGGCCAATCCGGGCGGGTTCAAGGCGATCGTCGCCATCGCCGACGTCGGTTTCTACGTCCGCCCCGGCTCCGAGCTCGACCGCGAGGCGCGCAAGCGCGGCAACAGCGTCTATTTCCCCGATCGCGTCGTGCCGATGCTGCCGGAGACATTGTCGGCCGACATCTGCTCGCTGAAGGAAGGCGTCGATCGCGCGGCGATGGCGTGCCACCTCACCATTGCGGCGGACGGCAAGCTGACCGGCTGGCGCTTCACCCGCGCGGTGGTGCGGATCGCGGCGACCATCCCCTATGAGGAAGCGCAGGCGGCGATCGATCGCGCGAGCCCCTCGTCATCCCAGCGAACGCCGGGATCTCCCGAGGTAGAGAACCCGGCAGGAGATCGCGGCTTCCGCTGGGATGAAGGGCTGGTCGAAACCGCGCTCAAGCCGCTCTGGGCGTGCTGGGCGGCGTTGGCGAAGGCGCGCGATGCGCGCGCGCCGCTCGACCTCGACCTGCCCGAGCGGCGCGTGGTGCTGGACGAGAAAGGCCGCATCCTCTCGGTCGCTCCGCGCGAGCGGCTCGATGCGCACCGGTTGATCGAAGATTACATGATCGCGGCCAACGTCGCCGCCGCCAAGGCGCTTGAGGCGAAGAAGGCGCAGGTCATGTACCGCGTCCACGAGCCGCCGAGCCGCGAGAAACTGGTCGCGCTGAAGGAGTATCTCAAGACGTTCGGTGTCGAGTTCGCGCTGGGGCAGGTGGTGCGCCCGGCGACGTTCAACCATCTGCTCGAACGGATCGGCGAATCGGATTTCCGCCCGCAGATCATGGAGCAGGTGCTGCGCACGCAGACGCAGGCTTATTACGGGCCGGGCAATCAGGGCCATTTCGGGCTGGCGCTGGGCAGCTACGCCCATTTCACCAGCCCGATCCGCCGCTATGCCGATCTGCTGGTGCACCGCTCGCTGGCGGGGGCGTATCGGCTCGATCCGGCGGCGGATGCGACCCGTCTGTCGGAAAGCGACGCGGCCGACCTGTCGCGCGTGGGCGAACTGATCTCGGCGGCCGAACGGCGGGCGATGGAGGCTGAGCGCGAGACGATCGACCGCTACGTCGCCGCCTATCTCTCGGCGCATGTCGGCGAGGTGGTCGATACGCGCATCACCGGCGTGAAATCGTTCGGATTCTTCGCCACCGTGGTCGGCCTCGGCGGCGACGGGCTCGTGCCGGTGTCGACCCTGGGGGCGGAGCATTTCCGCTACGACGAGGGATCGCAGGCGCTGGAAGGCGAGACGAGCGGCGAGCGCTACACGCCCGGCATGCTGCTCAAGCTGCGGCTGGCGGAGGCCGACCCGATCGGCGGCGCACTGCGGTTCGAGCTGCCCGAGGGAGCGAGCCACATGCCGCTCCGTCGCGGAACACGCGATCGGCGCCCGGTCGGTCGTCGTGGTCGGCCGGCCAACATCCGCCACAAGGGCCGGCGCTAG
- a CDS encoding ShlB/FhaC/HecB family hemolysin secretion/activation protein, producing the protein MRAMRWWAIAAATASGSASAQSVPSTTLAPPTRDQVQRAAPPAQATPPSHLTVRGGIARAPCPLESPAFANTTLTLKGVAFDHLRGLPAEALRPAYESFLGKTVPLSTACEIRDAAAAILQQAGYVAALEVPPQQVTDGVVRFDVLMARLVRIEVRGRAGRSERLLAAYLDKLVGEPLFNQKQAERYLLLARDLPGYDVRLTLRSAGGAPGDVIGEVTASRLPLIISASMQDYGGHAVGRWGGLLSLQANDLIGQGDRLTLGFYNTTQFHEQSVVQAGYDMRLGSEGLTVGGRFTYAWTRPDLGDGFHPLSSRTLVASLEAAYPFKRSQRLDVRGVAGVDLIDQQLDLFGDPYTRDRLRVLYGRLDVGATASIDDFSPDGVRLPRWRAIGTLEARHGIGVLGASQTCLDPIVGNCTATSRPQGDASATLVRLTALLDYRLTRRLTIALGPRLQYAFNPLLSYEQYSGGAYTVGRGYDPGVIVGDSGAGSYVELRRGALSPRSPSSFAFQPYAFADAAWVWNRQANEGGGFARDRLLSAGGGVRIAWGDHARLDVGAAVPLHRTNSQLEGGDTRVLVSLTTRLVPWRSPGDR; encoded by the coding sequence ATGCGGGCGATGCGATGGTGGGCGATAGCGGCGGCAACGGCGTCCGGCTCCGCATCCGCCCAATCGGTGCCCTCGACCACGCTCGCACCGCCGACGCGCGATCAGGTCCAGCGCGCCGCGCCGCCCGCACAGGCGACGCCGCCGTCGCACCTGACGGTTCGCGGCGGCATCGCCCGCGCCCCCTGCCCGCTCGAGAGCCCGGCGTTCGCCAACACGACGCTGACGCTGAAAGGCGTCGCGTTCGATCATCTTCGCGGGCTTCCGGCCGAGGCGCTGCGCCCGGCGTACGAAAGCTTCCTCGGCAAGACGGTGCCGCTGTCCACCGCCTGCGAGATCCGCGACGCCGCCGCCGCGATCCTGCAACAAGCGGGCTATGTCGCCGCGCTGGAAGTGCCGCCACAACAGGTGACCGATGGCGTCGTCCGGTTCGACGTATTGATGGCGCGGCTGGTGCGGATCGAGGTGCGCGGGCGGGCGGGCCGCTCCGAGCGGTTGCTCGCCGCCTATCTCGACAAATTGGTCGGCGAGCCGTTATTCAACCAGAAGCAGGCCGAACGCTACCTGCTGCTCGCGCGCGACCTGCCCGGCTACGACGTGCGCCTGACGTTGCGATCGGCCGGCGGTGCGCCCGGCGACGTGATCGGCGAGGTCACCGCATCGCGCCTGCCGCTGATCATCAGCGCCAGCATGCAGGATTATGGCGGCCACGCCGTCGGTCGCTGGGGCGGCCTGCTCAGCCTGCAGGCGAACGACCTGATCGGCCAGGGCGATCGCCTCACACTGGGCTTCTACAACACCACCCAGTTTCACGAACAGAGCGTCGTGCAGGCCGGCTACGACATGCGCCTGGGCAGCGAGGGGCTGACGGTCGGTGGCCGCTTCACCTACGCCTGGACGCGACCGGATCTCGGCGACGGCTTCCATCCGCTGAGTTCGCGGACATTGGTCGCCTCGCTGGAGGCCGCTTATCCGTTCAAGCGGTCGCAGCGCCTTGACGTGCGCGGTGTCGCGGGCGTCGACCTGATCGATCAGCAGCTCGACCTGTTCGGCGATCCCTATACGCGCGACAGGTTGCGCGTCCTCTATGGCCGGCTGGACGTCGGCGCGACGGCATCGATCGACGATTTCTCGCCCGACGGCGTGCGCCTGCCGCGCTGGCGCGCGATCGGCACGCTGGAGGCACGCCATGGCATCGGCGTGCTCGGCGCGAGCCAGACCTGCCTCGATCCGATCGTCGGCAATTGCACCGCGACCAGCCGGCCGCAGGGGGATGCGAGCGCCACTTTGGTACGTCTTACCGCCCTGCTCGACTATCGCCTGACGCGGCGCCTGACGATCGCGCTGGGCCCGCGCCTGCAATATGCGTTCAATCCTTTGCTCAGCTACGAGCAATATTCGGGCGGCGCCTACACGGTCGGGCGCGGCTACGATCCCGGCGTGATCGTCGGCGACAGCGGTGCGGGCAGCTATGTCGAATTGCGGCGGGGGGCGCTTAGCCCACGATCGCCGAGCAGCTTTGCGTTCCAGCCCTACGCATTCGCCGACGCCGCCTGGGTTTGGAACCGCCAGGCGAACGAGGGCGGCGGCTTCGCGCGGGATCGGCTGCTGTCGGCCGGCGGCGGCGTCCGGATCGCGTGGGGCGATCACGCGCGGCTGGACGTGGGCGCGGCCGTTCCGCTGCACCGGACCAACTCACAGCTGGAGGGTGGCGATACCCGCGTGCTCGTCTCGCTCACCACGCGACTGGTGCCGTGGCGCTCGCCCGGCGATCGCTAG
- the dnaJ gene encoding molecular chaperone DnaJ, whose product MAEVDYYELLEIERTADDKTIKTSYRRLAMQCHPDRNPGCKDSESKFKAISVAYDVLKDPQKRAAYDRYGHAAFQSGGGGGGGPGFEGFSDIFENIFGEFMGGGRGGRGGSSVQRGADLRYDLEISLEDAYHGKSEQVRVDVAATCDVCDGSGAKAGTAARGCPTCQGHGKVRAQQGFFVVERTCPTCHGRGEVIAEPCTACRGEGRVEKSKTLEVRIPPGVDEGTRIRMSGEGEAGARGGPAGDLYIFLHVQRHSVFEREGTSLFARAPISITTAALGGTITVPGLDKQQHEIRIPAGIQSGKQLRQRGAGMPVLNGRGHGDMVVQIEVETPTRLTSRQRELLEEFRATETGEECPQSSGFFARLKGVLGAD is encoded by the coding sequence ATGGCTGAAGTCGATTATTACGAGCTCTTGGAGATCGAGCGCACCGCCGACGACAAGACGATCAAGACGTCCTATCGACGGCTCGCCATGCAATGCCATCCGGATCGCAATCCGGGCTGCAAGGATTCAGAATCCAAGTTCAAGGCGATCAGTGTCGCCTATGACGTGCTGAAGGATCCGCAGAAGCGCGCCGCTTACGATCGCTACGGCCACGCCGCCTTTCAGAGTGGCGGTGGCGGTGGCGGCGGACCGGGGTTCGAGGGCTTCTCCGACATTTTCGAGAATATCTTCGGTGAGTTCATGGGCGGCGGTCGCGGGGGGCGCGGCGGATCGTCGGTCCAGCGGGGCGCCGACCTGCGCTACGATCTCGAAATATCGCTGGAAGATGCCTATCACGGCAAGAGCGAGCAGGTACGGGTCGACGTCGCCGCCACGTGCGACGTGTGCGACGGCAGCGGCGCCAAGGCCGGCACCGCCGCGCGCGGCTGCCCGACCTGCCAGGGCCATGGCAAGGTGCGCGCGCAGCAGGGCTTCTTCGTGGTCGAGCGGACCTGCCCGACCTGTCATGGGCGCGGCGAGGTGATCGCCGAGCCGTGCACCGCCTGCCGCGGCGAGGGCCGGGTCGAGAAGTCCAAGACGCTCGAGGTTCGCATTCCGCCCGGCGTCGACGAGGGCACCCGCATCCGCATGTCGGGCGAAGGCGAGGCCGGCGCGCGCGGCGGGCCGGCGGGCGACCTCTACATCTTCCTCCACGTCCAGCGGCATTCGGTGTTCGAGCGCGAGGGCACGTCGCTGTTTGCGCGAGCGCCGATCAGCATCACTACCGCTGCGTTGGGCGGCACGATCACCGTCCCCGGCCTCGACAAGCAGCAGCACGAGATCCGCATTCCTGCGGGCATCCAGTCGGGCAAGCAGCTTCGTCAGCGTGGTGCCGGCATGCCGGTGCTGAATGGTCGCGGCCATGGCGACATGGTCGTGCAGATCGAGGTCGAGACGCCGACCCGGCTCACCTCGCGCCAGCGCGAGCTGCTGGAGGAATTCCGCGCCACCGAGACGGGCGAGGAATGCCCGCAGTCGAGCGGTTTCTTCGCGCGGCTGAAGGGCGTCCTCGGCGCGGACTGA
- the dnaK gene encoding molecular chaperone DnaK has product MAKVIGIDLGTTNSCVAVMEGGKPKVIENSEGARTTPSIVAFAKDGERLIGQPAKRQAVTNPDNTIFAVKRLIGRRFDDPITKKDTELVPYHIVRGPNGDAWVQAGGQDYSPSQISAFTLQKMKETAESYLGETVTQAVITVPAYFNDAQRQATKDAGRIAGLEVLRIINEPTAAALAYGLEKNDGKTIAVYDLGGGTFDVSVLEIGDGVFEVKSTNGDTFLGGEDFDAKLVQYLADEFKKAEGIDLTKDRLALQRLKEAAEKAKIELSSTQTTEVNLPFITADATGPKHLVKSITRADLERLVDDLIKRTIEPMRKALVDAGVKAADIDEVVLVGGMTRMPKVREAVKSFFGKEPHTGVNPDEVVAIGAAVQAGVLQGDVKDVLLLDVTPLSLGIETLGGIMTKMIDRNTTIPTKKSQTYSTADDNQNAVTIRVFQGEREMAADNKMLGQFDLIGIPPAPRGVPQIEVTFDIDANGIVNVSAKDKGTGKEQQIKIQASGGLSDADIDKMVRDAESFADEDKKRRASAEAKNNAESLIHSTERQLADNGDKVDAALKAEIEAAVAEAKAAVESDDADRMTEKTNALMQVSMKLGQAIYQQEAAAGGPGAAGAASHGEGGHGDDVVDAEFSEVDDK; this is encoded by the coding sequence ATGGCCAAAGTCATCGGCATCGATCTCGGGACGACCAATTCGTGCGTCGCGGTCATGGAGGGCGGCAAGCCCAAGGTGATCGAGAATTCGGAAGGCGCGCGCACCACGCCGTCGATCGTCGCCTTCGCCAAGGATGGGGAGCGGCTGATCGGCCAGCCGGCCAAGCGCCAGGCGGTCACCAATCCCGACAACACGATTTTCGCGGTGAAGCGCCTCATCGGCCGCCGCTTCGACGATCCGATCACCAAGAAGGACACCGAGCTGGTGCCCTACCACATCGTGCGCGGCCCGAACGGCGACGCGTGGGTGCAGGCGGGTGGCCAGGATTATTCGCCGTCGCAGATTTCGGCCTTCACGCTCCAGAAGATGAAGGAAACCGCCGAGAGCTATCTCGGCGAGACCGTGACGCAGGCGGTCATCACCGTGCCGGCTTACTTCAACGACGCGCAGCGCCAGGCGACCAAGGATGCCGGCCGCATTGCCGGCCTCGAAGTGCTGCGCATCATCAACGAGCCGACCGCGGCCGCTCTGGCCTATGGCCTCGAGAAGAATGACGGCAAGACGATCGCGGTTTACGATCTGGGCGGCGGCACGTTCGACGTGTCCGTGCTCGAGATCGGCGACGGCGTGTTCGAGGTGAAGTCGACCAACGGCGACACCTTCCTCGGCGGCGAGGATTTCGACGCCAAGCTGGTCCAGTATCTCGCCGACGAGTTCAAGAAGGCCGAGGGCATCGATCTCACCAAGGATCGTCTCGCGCTCCAGCGCCTGAAGGAAGCGGCCGAGAAGGCGAAGATCGAATTGTCGTCGACGCAGACGACCGAGGTCAATCTGCCCTTCATCACCGCCGACGCGACCGGGCCGAAGCATCTCGTCAAGTCGATCACGCGCGCCGATCTGGAGCGTCTGGTCGACGACCTGATCAAGCGCACGATCGAGCCGATGCGCAAGGCGCTGGTCGATGCGGGCGTGAAGGCGGCCGATATCGACGAGGTCGTGCTGGTGGGCGGCATGACGCGCATGCCCAAGGTGCGCGAAGCGGTGAAGAGCTTCTTCGGCAAGGAGCCGCACACCGGCGTCAACCCCGACGAGGTGGTGGCGATCGGCGCGGCGGTGCAGGCGGGCGTGCTGCAGGGCGACGTCAAGGACGTGCTGCTGCTCGACGTGACGCCGCTCTCGCTCGGCATCGAGACGCTCGGCGGCATCATGACCAAGATGATCGATCGCAACACGACCATCCCGACCAAGAAGTCGCAGACCTATTCGACGGCCGACGACAACCAGAATGCCGTCACGATCCGCGTCTTCCAGGGCGAGCGTGAGATGGCGGCCGACAACAAGATGCTCGGCCAGTTCGACCTGATCGGCATCCCGCCCGCGCCGCGCGGCGTGCCGCAGATCGAGGTCACATTCGACATCGACGCGAACGGCATCGTCAACGTCTCCGCCAAGGACAAGGGCACCGGCAAGGAGCAGCAGATCAAGATCCAGGCTTCGGGCGGTCTGTCCGACGCCGACATCGACAAGATGGTGCGCGACGCCGAATCCTTCGCCGACGAGGACAAGAAGCGCCGTGCCTCGGCCGAGGCCAAGAACAATGCCGAAAGCCTGATCCACTCGACCGAGCGCCAGCTCGCCGACAATGGTGACAAGGTCGACGCGGCGCTGAAGGCCGAGATCGAGGCGGCGGTGGCCGAGGCCAAGGCGGCGGTCGAAAGCGACGACGCCGATCGCATGACCGAGAAGACCAACGCGCTGATGCAGGTGAGCATGAAGCTCGGCCAGGCGATCTACCAGCAGGAGGCTGCCGCCGGCGGCCCCGGTGCGGCGGGTGCGGCATCGCATGGCGAAGGCGGCCATGGCGACGATGTGGTCGACGCGGAATTTTCCGAGGTCGACGACAAGTAA
- a CDS encoding copper chaperone PCu(A)C produces MIARTALVALLLLGACHREAAAPKVVRAWVRLPAVAGLPAAGYFTIEGGSADERLVKIESTLARRTEMHQSMKGMGAMTTMAPLADVAVPAHGQVAFAPGGRHAMLFDLDRAVAPGTAVPLRFGFASGRTAEAEAKTVGAGDDAPY; encoded by the coding sequence ATGATCGCGCGTACCGCCCTTGTCGCCCTGCTGCTGCTCGGCGCCTGCCATCGCGAGGCCGCGGCCCCGAAGGTGGTGCGCGCCTGGGTGCGCCTGCCCGCCGTCGCCGGTCTGCCCGCCGCCGGCTATTTCACGATCGAGGGCGGCAGCGCCGACGAACGGCTGGTCAAGATCGAGAGTACGCTCGCGCGCCGCACCGAGATGCACCAGAGTATGAAAGGCATGGGAGCGATGACGACAATGGCACCGCTCGCCGACGTCGCGGTGCCGGCGCATGGGCAGGTCGCGTTCGCGCCGGGCGGACGGCATGCGATGCTGTTCGATCTCGATCGCGCGGTCGCGCCCGGCACGGCGGTGCCTCTGCGCTTCGGCTTCGCCAGCGGGCGCACCGCGGAGGCGGAGGCGAAGACGGTCGGAGCGGGCGACGACGCGCCCTACTGA
- a CDS encoding glycosyltransferase, protein MNPTLIVLPSVPLAHDGERLFMDIKAVEGLSLYADLWPGPVHCLMRVGDRSAIAFGRSYLPSELPFKVIPFEGDLPPTALLDEGAVVLAAGDSHLDIDLPARTATPLVFIIEYTLATRLRILQLDRGWSLGALKSALWTLKTERRRRRAFRASAGLQANGTPAFDAYRAMSPSPMLYFDSRLRLDQMPTPEQVDAKADAIRAGRPLRLAFSGRLERMKGADHLVPTLAALAKRGIAFTFDLYGEGSLKPAIAAAAAAAGIADAVRIHGGVPFDEELVPLLKDRTDLFLCLHRQADPSCTYLETIGCGVPIVGYDNAAFAGVLALGETGIATPMDRPEQAAAAIATLNADRPRLARMARDAAAIGRAHGFEATFAARITHLRDVAGL, encoded by the coding sequence TTGAACCCCACGCTGATCGTGCTGCCCTCGGTGCCGCTCGCGCATGACGGCGAGCGCCTGTTCATGGACATCAAGGCGGTCGAGGGGCTGAGCCTCTATGCGGATCTGTGGCCGGGGCCGGTCCATTGCCTGATGCGCGTGGGTGATCGAAGCGCGATCGCGTTTGGCCGCAGCTATCTGCCATCGGAGCTGCCGTTCAAAGTGATACCGTTCGAGGGCGACCTACCGCCCACCGCGTTGCTGGACGAGGGCGCGGTGGTGCTGGCGGCGGGCGACAGCCATCTCGACATCGACCTTCCGGCGCGGACCGCGACGCCGTTGGTGTTCATCATCGAATATACGCTCGCGACGCGGCTGCGCATCCTGCAGCTCGACCGTGGCTGGTCGCTGGGTGCGCTCAAATCGGCGCTGTGGACGCTCAAGACCGAGCGCCGCCGACGCCGTGCGTTCCGCGCCTCGGCCGGGCTGCAGGCAAACGGCACGCCGGCGTTCGACGCCTATCGCGCAATGTCGCCATCGCCGATGCTGTATTTCGACAGCCGGCTGCGCCTCGACCAGATGCCGACGCCCGAACAGGTTGACGCCAAGGCCGACGCCATCCGCGCCGGCCGTCCGCTGCGACTGGCTTTTTCCGGCCGGCTGGAGCGGATGAAGGGCGCGGACCATCTCGTGCCGACCCTCGCCGCGCTGGCGAAGCGCGGCATCGCCTTCACCTTCGACCTGTATGGCGAGGGATCGCTCAAGCCCGCTATTGCCGCTGCAGCGGCTGCGGCGGGCATCGCCGATGCCGTGCGCATCCACGGCGGGGTGCCGTTCGACGAGGAGCTGGTCCCGCTGCTGAAGGATCGGACCGACCTGTTCCTGTGCCTGCACCGGCAGGCGGACCCATCCTGCACCTATCTGGAAACGATCGGCTGCGGGGTGCCGATCGTCGGCTACGACAATGCCGCCTTCGCCGGCGTGCTGGCGCTCGGCGAGACCGGGATCGCGACGCCGATGGATCGCCCAGAGCAGGCGGCTGCGGCGATCGCCACGCTGAATGCGGATCGCCCCCGCCTCGCCCGTATGGCGCGCGACGCCGCCGCGATCGGCCGCGCGCATGGCTTCGAGGCGACGTTCGCCGCCCGCATCACCCACCTGCGCGACGTCGCCGGTTTATGA